In Paracoccus aerodenitrificans, the following are encoded in one genomic region:
- a CDS encoding MOSC domain-containing protein, with amino-acid sequence MKIRLLTGRKVLLAGSGRLSGIVKTPVERPLALGAEGFESDEQADRHVHGGIEKAVHHYPLDHYALWREELGDLPPLRQPGGFGENISTTGMTEKDVAVGDIFRLGTALLQVSQGRQPCWKLNFRFDVSDMARRVQMTGRTGWYYRVLQPGTVSPDDLLVLADRVAPDWPLIRLWRALYVHRLNQSELEGIAGLDVLADGWRKYAVRRLKSGRVEDWSKRLDGTE; translated from the coding sequence GTGAAGATCAGGCTTTTGACCGGGCGCAAGGTGCTTCTGGCCGGAAGCGGGCGGCTCAGCGGGATCGTCAAGACGCCGGTGGAACGGCCTCTGGCGCTTGGGGCTGAGGGGTTTGAAAGCGACGAGCAGGCTGACCGGCATGTGCATGGCGGGATTGAAAAGGCCGTGCATCATTATCCTCTGGATCATTATGCGCTGTGGCGGGAAGAACTTGGCGATCTGCCGCCGTTGAGGCAGCCGGGGGGCTTCGGTGAGAATATCTCGACCACCGGCATGACAGAAAAAGATGTGGCGGTGGGGGATATTTTCCGACTGGGGACCGCTTTGCTGCAAGTGTCTCAGGGGCGGCAGCCCTGCTGGAAGCTGAATTTCCGCTTCGATGTTTCCGACATGGCGCGGCGGGTTCAGATGACGGGCCGCACGGGATGGTATTACCGCGTTCTGCAACCGGGAACCGTCTCACCCGACGATCTGCTGGTGCTTGCCGACCGGGTTGCACCGGACTGGCCTCTGATCCGTCTGTGGCGGGCGCTTTATGTCCACCGCCTGAACCAGAGTGAACTGGAGGGGATTGCGGGTCTGGACGTGCTGGCCGATGGTTGGCGGAAATATGCGGTCCGGCGGCTGAAAAGCGGCCGGGTCGAGGATTGGAGCAAAAGACTGGACGGCACGGAATGA
- the pdxY gene encoding pyridoxal kinase, protein MKRPPLVISVQSQVVLGHVGNSAAVFPMQAAGLEVAAVPTVVFSNTPDYPTLRGRAMPPDFFADLLRGAWERGLPERAGFILSGYIGSPEVAAQIADFVAEAKERNPALIYVCDPVMGDAGPGLYVPASIASAMRDRLLPMADIATPNPFELSWLSGQPIETLADLQAAAAALSLAPQARLIATGCDLEDTQEGYIESIILGPDQPSRHPTPHLPVALPGTGDLFTGIIVACLGRGMSLTASVEAAQKLTARALDHAVKLGAGEVVLSEPLFRQALLSPEDPASLPG, encoded by the coding sequence ATGAAACGCCCGCCTTTGGTGATCTCGGTTCAAAGCCAGGTAGTTCTTGGCCATGTCGGTAACTCGGCCGCCGTGTTTCCCATGCAGGCGGCGGGGCTGGAAGTCGCTGCCGTACCGACCGTGGTGTTCTCGAATACGCCGGATTATCCCACGCTGCGCGGACGTGCCATGCCGCCCGATTTCTTCGCCGACCTGCTGCGCGGCGCATGGGAGCGGGGATTGCCCGAACGGGCCGGATTCATCCTGAGCGGATATATCGGATCGCCCGAAGTCGCCGCGCAGATCGCGGATTTCGTCGCCGAGGCGAAGGAGAGGAACCCGGCGCTGATTTATGTCTGCGATCCGGTGATGGGCGATGCCGGGCCGGGGCTGTATGTACCCGCCTCGATTGCCTCGGCGATGCGGGACAGATTGCTTCCGATGGCCGATATCGCCACGCCGAATCCGTTCGAGTTGTCATGGCTCAGCGGGCAGCCCATCGAGACGCTGGCCGACCTTCAGGCTGCCGCGGCGGCGCTGTCGCTTGCCCCTCAGGCGCGGCTGATCGCGACGGGGTGCGATCTGGAGGATACGCAGGAAGGCTATATCGAAAGCATTATTCTGGGACCGGACCAGCCGAGCCGTCACCCGACTCCGCATCTGCCGGTGGCATTACCGGGAACGGGCGATCTCTTCACGGGCATTATCGTTGCATGTCTTGGCCGGGGGATGTCCCTGACCGCGTCCGTCGAGGCAGCGCAGAAACTGACCGCCCGTGCGCTCGATCATGCGGTGAAACTTGGCGCGGGTGAGGTCGTGCTGAGCGAGCCCTTATTCCGGCAGGCCCTGCTGTCGCCCGAAGATCCCGCATCGCTGCCGGGCTGA
- a CDS encoding cation:proton antiporter, producing the protein MDIVVITAIIASLFLLIGLAEPLAIRLRLPFSVVLALLGVIIATGASFLLTTTLTNAFNEQAAAVLMLPIRSNVFLYIFLPTLIFQAVLEMNLRRMADDWVPILVLAVVAVLVATVFVGTALSWTGEIPVAAAFLIGSIVSTTDPSAVVAIFRSLAAPRRLARIIEGESLLNDAAAIALFSLFMGFVMRGIPDPTIGTALMQLPVLMLGGALIGLLAGRAAVAVMALVSEHELAVISISIALPYLSFIAAEQSGYASGVIAVVTSAMTLNFLGPAKMSPGIWSNLRQIWATLAHWAGALIFILAALLIPRLLGDATLRDAALIAIVVLAAFLARAVILWGVLPVLTLLRLSPEVQRPYRVAILWGGLRGAVTLALALAVTESAFVPPDVKRQVGIMATGFTLFTLFVQGTTLRRVIKRLGLSKLSPLDAALSNQVIAVALQQVREDMAQTAESYRLTRQTVRSEAKRFAERLNDAVTKAEESDAILDRDRVTLGLIALAGAEREMVLKAFHDREISARILETVLTEADRVMEGARHAGRVGYARAGRHILKTGPGFRLALILHNRFGLSRRLERLTADRFEVLVAQRQIIAGLHGFLDRRIRRIHGRRVADLLHEMLARRLEEVEQALEGMRLQFPEFAEDIERRMIRRTALRLEEREYESFYEDGLIGAELFMSLNQDISARRQRFESRPHLDLAVQKLELVRSLPVFAGLDDAALKTLSRALVTRYAAPGQIIQSKETAERAVFFISSGAVQIETAGGHHRLGRGEMFGQMNLLMKRTPRTEIRAIAPSTLLRLDEERFRSLLKRSPSLRQAVRDAAIKRGIDPEKLDLAA; encoded by the coding sequence ATGGATATCGTAGTCATCACGGCGATCATCGCCTCTCTGTTTCTTCTGATCGGACTGGCCGAGCCTCTGGCAATCCGTCTGCGCCTGCCGTTCAGCGTGGTGCTTGCTCTTCTGGGCGTCATCATCGCAACCGGAGCTAGCTTCCTTCTGACGACGACCCTGACCAACGCGTTCAACGAGCAGGCCGCAGCGGTCCTGATGCTGCCGATCCGCTCGAATGTGTTCCTTTATATCTTCCTGCCGACGCTCATCTTTCAGGCGGTGCTGGAGATGAATCTCAGGCGGATGGCGGATGACTGGGTGCCGATCCTCGTTCTGGCCGTCGTGGCGGTGCTCGTGGCGACGGTCTTCGTCGGAACCGCGCTGAGTTGGACCGGAGAAATCCCGGTCGCAGCGGCATTCCTGATCGGGTCCATCGTCTCGACTACGGACCCGTCAGCGGTCGTCGCGATTTTCCGGTCCCTTGCGGCACCGCGTCGGCTGGCCCGGATCATCGAGGGTGAGAGCCTGCTGAACGACGCGGCCGCAATCGCGCTGTTCTCGCTGTTCATGGGATTTGTCATGAGAGGCATCCCGGACCCCACCATCGGCACCGCGCTGATGCAGCTTCCTGTTCTGATGCTTGGCGGAGCACTGATCGGTCTGCTGGCCGGACGTGCCGCCGTGGCCGTGATGGCGTTGGTCTCGGAGCATGAGCTGGCGGTGATCTCGATTTCCATCGCGCTGCCTTACCTGTCCTTTATCGCGGCAGAGCAAAGCGGATATGCCTCGGGTGTGATTGCCGTGGTTACATCGGCCATGACGCTGAACTTTCTGGGACCGGCCAAAATGTCCCCCGGGATCTGGAGCAATCTGCGCCAAATCTGGGCAACGCTGGCTCATTGGGCCGGGGCGCTGATCTTTATTCTTGCGGCGTTGCTGATCCCCCGGCTTCTCGGCGATGCAACTTTGCGGGACGCCGCCCTGATCGCCATCGTCGTTCTGGCGGCTTTCCTTGCCCGCGCGGTGATCCTGTGGGGGGTGCTGCCGGTCCTGACCTTGCTGCGCCTGTCGCCCGAAGTGCAGCGCCCCTATCGCGTGGCGATCCTCTGGGGTGGACTGCGCGGCGCCGTCACGCTGGCGCTTGCGCTTGCCGTGACCGAAAGCGCCTTCGTACCGCCCGATGTCAAGCGGCAGGTTGGCATCATGGCAACCGGTTTCACCCTGTTCACCCTGTTCGTTCAGGGGACCACGCTGCGCCGCGTCATCAAACGGCTTGGCCTCAGCAAATTATCGCCTCTGGATGCCGCCCTGTCCAATCAGGTGATCGCCGTCGCCCTGCAACAGGTGCGCGAGGATATGGCCCAGACGGCGGAAAGCTATCGCCTGACGCGGCAGACGGTGCGCTCCGAGGCAAAGCGCTTTGCCGAGCGGCTGAACGACGCCGTCACGAAAGCCGAGGAATCCGATGCGATTCTTGACCGGGACCGGGTGACGCTTGGCCTGATCGCCCTTGCCGGGGCGGAACGGGAAATGGTTCTGAAGGCCTTTCATGACCGCGAGATCTCGGCGCGTATACTTGAAACCGTCCTGACCGAGGCTGACCGCGTGATGGAGGGTGCACGCCATGCGGGCCGCGTTGGCTATGCCCGCGCGGGGCGGCATATTCTCAAGACCGGGCCGGGTTTCCGGCTGGCGCTGATCCTGCATAACCGTTTCGGCCTGTCGCGCAGGCTGGAGCGTTTGACGGCGGACAGGTTCGAGGTGCTTGTCGCGCAGCGCCAGATCATCGCCGGGTTGCATGGTTTTCTGGACCGCCGCATCCGCCGTATTCATGGCCGCCGGGTCGCGGATCTGCTGCATGAGATGCTGGCCCGCCGTCTGGAGGAGGTCGAGCAGGCGCTTGAGGGGATGCGGCTGCAATTCCCGGAATTTGCCGAGGATATCGAGCGCCGCATGATCCGCCGCACCGCGCTGCGCCTTGAGGAACGCGAATATGAATCGTTCTACGAGGACGGGCTGATCGGTGCCGAATTGTTCATGTCGCTCAATCAGGATATCTCGGCCCGCCGTCAGCGCTTCGAATCGCGCCCGCATCTCGATCTTGCCGTTCAGAAGCTGGAACTGGTCCGCAGCCTGCCGGTCTTTGCCGGGCTGGACGATGCGGCGCTGAAAACCCTGTCCCGTGCGCTTGTGACGCGATACGCCGCGCCCGGACAGATCATTCAAAGCAAGGAGACCGCCGAACGCGCGGTGTTCTTCATCTCATCCGGCGCGGTCCAGATCGAAACCGCAGGCGGTCATCACCGTCTGGGTCGCGGCGAGATGTTCGGCCAGATGAATCTGCTGATGAAGCGCACCCCGCGCACCGAGATCCGCGCCATTGCACCCTCTACCCTGCTGAGGCTGGATGAAGAGCGTTTCCGAAGCCTGCTGAAACGCAGCCCCTCGCTGCGTCAGGCGGTGCGGGATGCGGCCATCAAGCGCGGCATCGACCCCGAAAAGCTGGATCTTGCCGCCTGA
- a CDS encoding MBL fold metallo-hydrolase — protein sequence MSYPVDMETRPDVTAFFDDASNTISYVVRDPDSQSCAVIDSVMDIDYAAGRISYDHADQIIAFIRDNGLDLEWLIETHVHADHLSGAPYIQSRLGGLLGIGRNITLIQEMFGKIFNEGTEFQRDGSQFDRLFVDQDRYKIGTMECFVIHTPGHTPACMTHVIGNAAFVGDTLFMPDGGSARADFPGGDAGELYDSIQKLLSLPDDMRLFMCHDYGPNGREIRWETTVAEERAQNIHVGGGTTREEFIHFRTERDAALAMPRLIIPSLQVNMRAGELPQPDETGKRYLKVPLNEL from the coding sequence ATGAGCTATCCTGTCGATATGGAAACCCGTCCCGATGTCACGGCATTTTTCGACGATGCCAGCAACACGATTTCCTATGTCGTCCGTGACCCTGACTCGCAAAGCTGCGCGGTGATAGATTCCGTGATGGATATCGACTATGCCGCCGGTCGGATCAGCTATGACCATGCCGACCAGATCATTGCCTTCATCCGGGATAACGGGCTGGATCTGGAATGGCTGATCGAAACCCATGTGCATGCGGATCATCTGTCCGGCGCACCCTATATCCAGTCGAGACTGGGCGGATTGCTGGGGATCGGTCGGAATATCACCCTGATACAGGAAATGTTCGGCAAGATCTTCAACGAAGGGACAGAGTTCCAGCGCGACGGCAGCCAGTTCGACCGGCTTTTCGTGGATCAGGACCGCTACAAGATCGGCACGATGGAGTGTTTTGTCATCCACACGCCCGGCCATACGCCTGCCTGCATGACCCATGTGATCGGGAATGCGGCTTTCGTGGGCGATACGCTGTTCATGCCGGATGGTGGCTCGGCCCGGGCGGATTTTCCCGGCGGGGATGCCGGTGAGCTGTATGACAGTATCCAGAAACTGCTGAGCCTGCCTGACGATATGCGGCTGTTCATGTGCCATGATTACGGCCCGAACGGGCGCGAAATCCGTTGGGAAACCACCGTGGCCGAGGAGCGGGCGCAGAATATCCATGTCGGCGGCGGCACGACGCGCGAAGAGTTCATCCATTTCCGCACCGAGCGCGACGCGGCCCTTGCGATGCCCCGGCTGATTATTCCCTCGCTTCAGGTGAATATGCGCGCGGGTGAGTTGCCTCAGCCGGATGAAACGGGCAAACGCTATCTGAAAGTGCCGCTGAACGAGCTTTGA
- a CDS encoding TIGR01244 family sulfur transferase, translating into MDIRKIDDRISVSPQIQEDELAGLAEMGFRSVICNRPDGESPDQPDQARVEAAAKAAGLGFQAIPITPGQLDADTVAEFGQALEALPGPVLAYCRSGTRSATVWALSQSGLRSRDDILRAAREAGYDLGGIAGALRDPA; encoded by the coding sequence ATGGATATCAGGAAGATCGACGACCGGATTTCGGTGTCGCCGCAAATTCAGGAAGATGAGCTTGCCGGGCTGGCGGAGATGGGGTTCCGCAGCGTGATCTGCAACCGCCCCGACGGCGAATCCCCCGATCAGCCCGATCAGGCCCGGGTCGAGGCGGCTGCCAAGGCTGCCGGGCTTGGGTTTCAGGCTATTCCGATCACGCCGGGACAGCTTGACGCGGATACGGTGGCAGAGTTCGGGCAGGCTCTTGAGGCTTTGCCGGGGCCGGTTCTGGCCTATTGCCGTTCCGGTACGCGCAGCGCGACGGTCTGGGCATTGTCGCAAAGCGGTCTGCGCAGCCGCGACGATATCCTTCGCGCGGCCCGTGAGGCGGGCTATGATCTGGGCGGGATCGCCGGGGCATTGCGCGATCCGGCGTGA
- a CDS encoding cytochrome c biogenesis CcdA family protein: MTEIGFTQAVLAGLASFLTPCILPMLPFYLGLLLGSRPAAMRNRLASGTAFAGGFMMIFLLICLGSTALGRMFLQAYTTLQLLAACGLAVAGLILAGVAPAIRLTGIAVWSGLGLAFGFAWIACVGPTLSAIFRTVSEEMGQGISLLLAYGIGMTAPFILLSLLLPPVFALLPGARSRAMLGGGGLILLACLVGTGSVNRIAQWMLERQDWSALLR, translated from the coding sequence ATGACCGAGATCGGGTTCACTCAGGCTGTCCTTGCCGGGCTGGCATCGTTTCTGACGCCCTGCATCCTGCCGATGCTGCCTTTCTATCTTGGCCTGCTGCTTGGGTCGCGACCTGCCGCCATGCGGAACCGGCTGGCAAGCGGGACGGCATTTGCGGGCGGGTTTATGATGATTTTCCTGCTGATATGTCTGGGCAGCACCGCATTGGGCCGGATGTTCCTGCAAGCCTATACCACGCTGCAACTGCTTGCGGCATGTGGTCTGGCGGTTGCCGGTCTTATCCTCGCAGGTGTCGCGCCTGCCATCAGGTTGACCGGCATTGCGGTCTGGTCAGGCCTCGGCCTTGCTTTCGGTTTCGCATGGATCGCCTGTGTCGGACCCACTTTGTCAGCCATTTTCCGCACCGTCTCCGAGGAAATGGGACAGGGCATTTCCCTGCTTCTGGCCTATGGCATCGGAATGACAGCGCCGTTCATTCTGCTGTCGCTGCTTCTGCCGCCGGTATTTGCCCTCCTTCCCGGCGCAAGATCACGCGCCATGCTTGGAGGCGGAGGGCTGATCCTGCTGGCATGTCTGGTCGGAACCGGATCGGTCAACAGGATCGCGCAGTGGATGCTGGAACGGCAGGATTGGTCCGCCCTTCTGCGATAG
- a CDS encoding RNA-binding S4 domain-containing protein: protein MEKDSVRLDKFLWAARFYKTRALAQQMIDSGRVKVDGDRVKPARAIRPGVHISLRQGRTRRLIEVIGVSDKRGSAPQAQLLYREISPPEEIGLFDDE, encoded by the coding sequence ATGGAGAAGGATTCGGTCAGGCTGGACAAGTTTCTGTGGGCGGCGCGGTTTTACAAGACGCGGGCTCTGGCGCAGCAGATGATCGACTCTGGACGGGTAAAGGTCGATGGCGACCGCGTGAAGCCCGCCCGCGCCATTCGCCCCGGCGTTCATATCTCGCTGCGGCAGGGCCGGACGCGCCGTCTGATCGAGGTGATCGGTGTCAGCGACAAACGCGGCTCGGCTCCGCAGGCGCAGCTTCTTTACCGGGAGATTTCTCCGCCCGAGGAAATCGGCCTGTTCGACGATGAGTGA
- a CDS encoding ABC transporter substrate-binding protein, translating to MKKLLAISAAAMLMGSAASAANLVYCSEGSPEGFDPALYTSGTTFDASSRNVYDRLVHFVHGETEIEPGLAESWEVSEDGLEYTFKLREGVKFHTTDFFTPTRDMNADDVIFSLTRQGEDGGEYHTMTDGASYEYFNSMSMPDLIESIEKVDDLTVKITLTRPEAPMLANLAMSFASIGSKEYADNLIEAGTPEMFNQQPIGTGPFKFVAYQKDAVIRYARNDEYWRDPAAIENLIFAITPDASVRYQKLKAGECHVMPYPNPADLEAMKADENINVVSREGLNVGYMAYNTQQPPFDNPDVRKALNMAIDKQAIVDGIFQGAGSVAKNPIPPTMWSYNDAIEDDPYDPEAAKAALEAAGVTDLSMKIWAMPVQRPYNPNARRMAEMIQADFSAIGVDTEIVSYEWGEYLERSKATDRDGAVLLGWTGDNGDPDNFLAVLLGCDAVGDANRAQWCNEEFDSIIKQAKEESDQAERTRLYEEAQVIFKDQAPWATIAHSVVNEPISTKVQGYKIDPFGGHVFYGVSLTE from the coding sequence ATGAAAAAACTTCTCGCGATCAGCGCCGCCGCGATGCTGATGGGATCGGCTGCGTCGGCTGCCAATCTGGTTTACTGCTCGGAAGGCTCGCCGGAGGGGTTCGATCCGGCGCTGTACACGTCGGGGACGACGTTCGACGCCTCGTCGCGGAACGTCTATGACCGGCTGGTGCATTTCGTGCATGGCGAGACCGAGATCGAGCCGGGCCTTGCCGAAAGCTGGGAAGTCAGCGAGGACGGGCTGGAATATACGTTCAAGCTGCGTGAAGGCGTGAAATTCCACACGACCGATTTCTTCACCCCGACCCGCGACATGAACGCCGATGACGTGATCTTCAGCCTGACCCGTCAGGGCGAGGATGGCGGCGAATATCACACCATGACGGACGGCGCGAGCTACGAATATTTCAACTCAATGTCGATGCCGGATCTGATCGAATCGATTGAAAAGGTCGATGATCTGACCGTGAAAATCACTCTGACCCGCCCCGAGGCGCCGATGCTGGCAAACCTTGCCATGTCCTTCGCCTCGATCGGTTCGAAGGAATATGCGGATAACCTGATCGAAGCCGGCACGCCGGAAATGTTCAATCAGCAGCCCATCGGGACCGGCCCGTTCAAATTCGTCGCCTATCAGAAGGACGCGGTGATCCGCTATGCCCGCAATGACGAATACTGGCGCGACCCGGCGGCAATCGAGAACTTGATCTTCGCGATCACGCCGGATGCCTCGGTCCGTTACCAGAAGCTGAAAGCGGGCGAATGCCATGTCATGCCCTATCCGAACCCCGCCGATCTTGAGGCGATGAAGGCCGACGAAAATATCAACGTCGTCAGCCGCGAGGGTCTTAATGTGGGCTATATGGCGTATAACACCCAACAGCCCCCCTTCGATAATCCCGATGTCCGCAAGGCCCTGAACATGGCCATCGACAAGCAGGCCATCGTGGACGGTATCTTCCAGGGTGCGGGCAGCGTGGCGAAGAACCCGATTCCGCCGACCATGTGGTCGTATAATGACGCAATCGAGGACGATCCCTATGATCCGGAAGCCGCGAAGGCCGCTCTGGAAGCTGCGGGCGTGACCGATCTGTCGATGAAGATCTGGGCTATGCCGGTGCAGCGTCCCTATAACCCCAATGCCCGCCGCATGGCCGAGATGATTCAGGCTGACTTCTCGGCAATCGGCGTGGATACAGAGATCGTGTCCTATGAATGGGGCGAGTATCTTGAGCGCTCGAAAGCCACGGATCGCGACGGCGCGGTTCTTCTGGGTTGGACTGGCGATAATGGCGACCCGGACAACTTCCTTGCGGTTCTGCTTGGCTGTGACGCAGTGGGTGATGCCAACCGTGCGCAATGGTGCAACGAGGAATTCGACAGCATCATTAAGCAGGCCAAGGAAGAATCCGATCAGGCCGAGCGGACCCGGCTGTATGAAGAGGCTCAGGTCATCTTCAAGGATCAGGCACCCTGGGCGACCATCGCGCATTCGGTCGTGAATGAGCCGATCAGCACCAAGGTTCAGGGCTACAAGATCGATCCGTTCGGCGGCCATGTCTTCTATGGCGTCAGCCTGACCGAGTAA
- a CDS encoding ABC transporter permease subunit encodes MLSFLLRRLGTFVPTFIGVTVVAFAFIRLLPGDPILLLAGERGVSPERYEMLRAQLGFDQPIWKQYLDYVAGIFQGDLGTSFVTKRPVLDEFMTLFPATVELALCAIILATLIGIPAGVIAAVNRGKFFDQALMSTALIGYSMPIFWWALLLIIVFSGGLGWTPVSGRMGLMYFFDTPTGFMLIDSLLSGQSGAFRSAVSHLILPTVALATIPLAVIARQTRSAMLEVLGEDYVRTARAKGMSPLRVNGVHALRNAMIPVITVIGLSVGTLLAGAILTETIFSWPGIGKWMVDSIFRRDYQVVQGGLLLIALVVMIVNLIVDLLYGLFNPKIRKG; translated from the coding sequence ATGCTGAGCTTTCTTCTTCGTCGCCTTGGGACCTTCGTGCCGACCTTTATCGGCGTGACCGTGGTGGCCTTCGCCTTTATCCGCCTTCTGCCCGGCGATCCGATCCTGCTGCTGGCCGGGGAACGCGGTGTCAGCCCCGAACGCTATGAGATGCTGCGTGCGCAGCTTGGCTTCGATCAACCGATCTGGAAACAATATCTCGACTATGTCGCCGGTATTTTTCAGGGCGATCTGGGGACATCCTTCGTGACGAAACGTCCGGTTCTGGATGAGTTCATGACGCTGTTTCCGGCAACGGTCGAGCTTGCGCTCTGCGCGATCATCCTTGCAACGCTGATCGGGATTCCGGCGGGGGTGATCGCTGCGGTCAATCGTGGCAAATTCTTCGATCAGGCGCTGATGTCGACCGCGCTGATCGGCTATTCGATGCCGATTTTCTGGTGGGCGCTCTTGCTGATCATCGTGTTTTCCGGCGGTCTCGGCTGGACGCCAGTCTCGGGCCGGATGGGGCTGATGTATTTCTTCGATACGCCGACCGGCTTCATGCTGATCGACAGTCTTCTGTCGGGGCAGTCCGGCGCGTTCCGCTCGGCTGTGTCGCATCTGATCCTGCCGACCGTGGCGCTGGCGACGATCCCGCTTGCGGTGATCGCGCGGCAGACCCGGTCCGCCATGCTGGAAGTTCTGGGCGAGGATTATGTGCGCACCGCGCGGGCGAAGGGCATGTCTCCGCTGCGGGTCAACGGAGTTCACGCGCTGCGCAATGCGATGATCCCGGTCATCACCGTGATCGGCCTGTCGGTCGGCACGCTGCTGGCCGGAGCGATCCTGACCGAGACGATTTTCTCATGGCCGGGCATCGGCAAGTGGATGGTCGATTCGATCTTCCGCCGTGACTATCAGGTGGTGCAGGGCGGGCTTTTGCTTATCGCGCTTGTGGTGATGATCGTGAATCTGATCGTCGACCTGCTCTATGGCCTCTTTAACCCCAAGATCCGAAAGGGCTGA
- a CDS encoding ABC transporter permease subunit produces the protein MTDTASQTASTVTPTAPPSRLREFWNSFSENRGAVIGMFVFLAFLIVAAFAPLLAPYAPDAQYRDALLVPPFWQEGGSTRFLLGTDALGRDLLSRLIYGARFSFFIGVLVVFIATTCGVLLGVVAGFAPNWLDTLIMRLMDIVLSFPSLLLALVLVAILGPSLLNAMIAIAVVLQPHFVRLTRAAVLSEKSKDYVTAARIAGGGRLRIMFRTVLPNCLAPIIVQAALSFSTAVLDTAALGFLGMGAQPPTPEWGTMLAEAREFILRAWWVVTFPGLCILVTVLAINLMGDGLRDALDPKLKRS, from the coding sequence ATGACAGATACCGCCAGCCAGACCGCCAGCACAGTAACCCCGACCGCGCCACCCTCGCGGCTGAGGGAGTTCTGGAATTCCTTCAGCGAGAATCGCGGCGCCGTGATCGGCATGTTCGTGTTCCTCGCCTTCCTCATCGTCGCGGCCTTCGCGCCGCTTCTGGCGCCCTATGCGCCTGACGCGCAATATCGCGACGCGCTTCTGGTCCCGCCTTTCTGGCAGGAAGGAGGCTCAACCCGGTTCCTCCTGGGCACGGATGCGCTTGGCCGGGATCTGCTGTCGCGGCTGATCTACGGGGCGCGGTTTTCCTTCTTCATCGGCGTGCTGGTCGTGTTCATTGCCACGACATGCGGGGTGTTGCTGGGTGTTGTCGCCGGGTTTGCGCCGAACTGGCTGGACACGCTGATCATGCGGCTGATGGATATCGTGCTGTCCTTTCCCAGCCTTCTGTTGGCATTGGTGCTGGTCGCGATCCTCGGTCCCAGCCTGCTGAATGCGATGATCGCCATTGCCGTCGTGCTGCAACCGCATTTCGTGCGCCTGACCCGCGCCGCCGTCCTGTCCGAGAAGTCTAAGGACTACGTGACTGCCGCACGGATCGCCGGGGGCGGCAGGCTGCGCATCATGTTCCGCACGGTGCTGCCGAACTGTCTTGCGCCGATCATCGTGCAGGCGGCCCTGTCTTTCTCGACCGCTGTTCTGGATACGGCTGCCCTTGGCTTTCTCGGCATGGGCGCGCAGCCTCCGACGCCGGAATGGGGGACCATGCTGGCCGAAGCGCGTGAGTTCATCCTGCGGGCCTGGTGGGTGGTGACCTTCCCCGGTCTCTGCATCCTGGTCACGGTTCTCGCCATCAACCTGATGGGCGACGGGCTGCGCGATGCGCTCGATCCGAAACTGAAGCGGAGCTGA